The Lacrimispora xylanolytica genome has a segment encoding these proteins:
- a CDS encoding AraC family transcriptional regulator, translated as MVGDQIKCSYLDFYTQNSDWKERTVDDNYETINFQNGSTIRIWYNCQASNFAPHWHTALEIIMPVENYYDAVSSNKKYHILPGEILILPPGEIHYLIAPDYGKRFIFQFDISNITKLKGFAGLQSLLSSSLHITNTSYPQIYEDVLQLLMQMRNEYFGTNEYRELVIYSLLLNLFVTLGRNRLNNINLFPNVRIYKQKEYMQKFNTVINYIDAHYREELSLDDIADFSGFSKYHFTRLFKQYTDSTFYDYLSFKRIKAAETLLAQPNLSITEIALSTGFSSISTFNRIFKQQKNCTPSEYRSFCNHN; from the coding sequence ATGGTAGGAGATCAGATTAAATGTTCTTATTTAGACTTTTACACTCAGAACAGTGATTGGAAAGAACGTACCGTAGATGATAACTATGAGACAATAAACTTCCAAAATGGATCTACAATCCGAATCTGGTACAACTGTCAAGCGAGTAATTTCGCTCCCCACTGGCATACTGCACTTGAGATCATCATGCCAGTGGAAAATTATTATGATGCAGTATCTTCTAATAAAAAGTATCATATTCTTCCAGGTGAGATTCTTATCCTTCCTCCTGGTGAAATTCATTATTTGATTGCTCCTGATTACGGAAAGCGGTTTATCTTTCAGTTTGATATCTCAAACATTACCAAATTGAAAGGATTTGCAGGACTTCAATCTCTGCTGAGCAGTTCCTTACATATTACAAATACCAGCTATCCCCAAATTTATGAAGATGTCCTGCAATTGCTCATGCAGATGCGTAATGAATATTTTGGTACCAATGAATATCGGGAATTGGTAATTTACTCTCTTCTACTCAATCTTTTTGTTACCCTTGGACGAAACCGATTAAACAATATTAATCTTTTTCCAAACGTCCGTATTTACAAGCAAAAAGAATACATGCAGAAATTTAATACGGTAATTAACTACATTGATGCTCATTACAGGGAAGAGCTTTCCTTAGATGATATTGCAGATTTCAGCGGCTTTTCCAAGTATCATTTTACCCGGTTATTTAAACAGTACACGGACTCAACCTTTTATGATTATCTCAGTTTTAAACGAATTAAGGCTGCGGAAACTCTTTTGGCTCAGCCAAACCTGTCCATTACGGAAATCGCTTTGTCCACAGGTTTTTCCAGCATCTCCACATTCAACCGTATTTTTAAACAGCAAAAAAACTGTACCCCAAGCGAGTACAGATCTTTTTGCAATCATAATTAA
- a CDS encoding extracellular solute-binding protein, with protein MKSTAKKTGVVLGVIAVFVLLIYLMNRMTGVESYADKYAGVDLLAEVDGLDREGTYSQYIASYSDAGHPATDVDINVCSYASGKNISVYQQYEGEAGALYTGDGSTVTWNVEVPEAGFYNVYLEYMTIGSRGVAVERAIYINGESPFTSAANLTFKRQWTDKGKVITDNQGNQIRPSQIEVYKWQSAYCKDDMGYMQEPYQFYFKKGNNALTLAAINEPMVLRKLALTAVKEEKTYIEYRKSQPEMKKPLTGFQLKIQGEDSSMRSEPSLYAKYDRSSPTTEPNSVTKTVLNYTGGEAWNGAGQWIEWNFRVPEDGYYHITVKGRQNYSRGSISSRSLLIDGEIPFKEVKTISFDYENDWDVKTLSDQEGNPYEFYLKAGSHTIRLEATLGGMGDILKELEESTYRLNQIYRKLLVYTGAAPDKYRDYNLGQLYPDVIKAMGLESKRLYKIIDDVVAYTGQKAEKIATAQTLAQQLEMFEERPDKITVNFIDFKNNITSLGTAILNMRETKLDVDYLMVSSGNVSISADKAGILDKAWHEVKSFAASFFVDYNAVGNVYSKDEDKDSVVKVWIATGRDQGTILKTMVDDTFTLESGIKVNVEIVEAGALLNAVVAGRGPNVVLSVGADQPVNYALRNAVEDLTQFEDHKEVLNSFYKSAYRAYEFNDGLYAIPETQTYNVMFYRKDIMKELNLEVPNTWEELIHMLPTIQGNNMEVGIPTTASTTAPDLSVFYTLLYQNGSDVYDEKALKTIIDNEAGVKAFNTYTSFFTDYGMPKDYDFVSRFRSGQMPLGIANYSSYNTLMVSAPEIRGLWDFTLIPGTEKKDTAGNRIIDRSDYSTGTCTMMIKTKDENVKQNAWQFMKWWAQPDTQVRFGRELEALLGSSARYATANKDAFRQLAWSADNVEVLGEQWKSTVGFREVAGGYYTGRHITNAVRKVINKGEDPRETILEYSMTINEELKKKRIEFGLPNE; from the coding sequence ATGAAAAGCACTGCTAAAAAAACAGGTGTGGTATTAGGTGTGATTGCAGTATTCGTACTTCTGATTTATTTGATGAATCGGATGACCGGTGTAGAGAGCTATGCGGATAAGTATGCAGGCGTTGATCTTTTAGCAGAGGTCGATGGGCTTGACCGCGAAGGAACCTATTCTCAGTATATAGCCAGTTACTCTGATGCTGGTCATCCAGCAACAGACGTGGATATTAATGTATGCAGCTATGCATCAGGCAAAAATATTTCCGTGTATCAACAGTATGAAGGAGAGGCAGGAGCGCTTTATACTGGAGATGGATCAACGGTGACGTGGAATGTGGAAGTACCAGAGGCGGGATTTTACAATGTGTATCTGGAATATATGACCATAGGATCCAGAGGTGTTGCCGTAGAACGTGCCATCTACATTAATGGTGAGAGTCCTTTTACGAGTGCAGCCAATCTGACGTTTAAAAGACAATGGACAGACAAAGGAAAGGTCATTACGGATAATCAGGGCAATCAGATTCGACCGTCTCAGATTGAAGTTTACAAATGGCAGAGTGCCTACTGTAAAGATGATATGGGATACATGCAGGAGCCATATCAATTTTATTTTAAAAAAGGAAATAATGCTCTTACCCTTGCCGCAATAAATGAGCCCATGGTGCTTCGTAAACTGGCTCTTACGGCAGTAAAGGAGGAGAAGACCTACATAGAATACAGGAAAAGTCAGCCTGAAATGAAAAAGCCTCTCACAGGCTTTCAGCTAAAAATCCAGGGAGAGGACTCTTCGATGAGATCTGAACCATCCCTCTATGCCAAATATGACCGGTCTTCTCCAACGACAGAGCCAAACAGTGTAACAAAAACCGTGCTTAACTATACGGGAGGAGAAGCATGGAATGGGGCAGGACAATGGATCGAGTGGAACTTTAGGGTACCCGAGGACGGGTATTATCATATTACAGTCAAGGGACGGCAGAATTATTCCAGAGGCAGCATTTCCAGCAGAAGCCTTTTGATTGATGGTGAAATTCCCTTTAAGGAGGTTAAGACAATCTCCTTTGATTATGAAAATGACTGGGATGTGAAGACGTTATCCGATCAGGAAGGAAACCCCTATGAATTCTACTTAAAAGCAGGCAGCCATACCATTCGTCTGGAAGCGACCCTTGGAGGCATGGGCGACATATTAAAGGAGTTAGAGGAGTCTACCTATCGATTGAATCAGATTTATCGTAAACTTTTAGTTTATACAGGCGCAGCTCCGGATAAGTACCGTGACTATAATCTGGGGCAGTTATATCCGGATGTAATAAAAGCGATGGGCTTAGAGTCAAAAAGACTCTACAAAATTATTGATGATGTGGTGGCCTATACGGGACAAAAGGCAGAAAAGATTGCGACGGCACAAACACTGGCACAGCAGCTTGAGATGTTTGAAGAGCGACCAGATAAGATAACAGTAAATTTTATAGATTTTAAAAACAATATTACTTCATTGGGAACTGCAATATTGAACATGAGGGAGACAAAACTAGATGTGGATTATCTCATGGTAAGCAGTGGGAATGTTAGCATATCCGCCGATAAAGCTGGTATTCTTGATAAAGCCTGGCATGAAGTAAAATCCTTTGCTGCCTCTTTCTTCGTGGATTATAATGCCGTGGGAAACGTTTACAGTAAGGATGAAGATAAGGACTCGGTGGTAAAAGTATGGATCGCAACCGGACGTGACCAGGGAACGATTCTAAAAACTATGGTGGATGATACCTTTACCTTAGAAAGCGGAATCAAGGTCAACGTAGAAATCGTAGAAGCTGGAGCCCTTTTAAATGCGGTGGTAGCAGGTCGTGGGCCGAATGTTGTGCTGTCCGTAGGGGCTGATCAACCGGTTAATTACGCCCTTAGAAATGCAGTCGAGGATTTAACTCAGTTTGAGGACCATAAAGAAGTACTTAACTCGTTTTACAAAAGCGCCTACAGAGCGTATGAGTTTAACGACGGCCTGTATGCGATTCCTGAAACCCAGACCTACAATGTAATGTTTTACAGAAAAGATATTATGAAGGAATTAAATCTAGAGGTGCCAAATACCTGGGAGGAGCTGATTCATATGCTGCCCACCATCCAGGGAAACAATATGGAGGTAGGAATTCCAACAACTGCGAGTACAACCGCGCCGGACTTATCAGTCTTTTATACCTTGTTATACCAAAATGGCAGCGATGTGTATGATGAAAAAGCCTTAAAAACCATCATAGATAATGAGGCTGGAGTTAAAGCATTTAACACATATACCAGTTTTTTTACGGACTATGGAATGCCGAAAGATTATGACTTTGTCAGCCGTTTCAGGTCCGGTCAGATGCCCTTAGGAATTGCAAACTACAGCAGCTACAATACCTTAATGGTTTCAGCGCCGGAAATCAGAGGCTTATGGGATTTTACCCTGATTCCAGGCACAGAGAAAAAGGATACAGCCGGGAACAGGATAATCGACCGTTCTGATTACTCCACAGGAACCTGCACCATGATGATAAAAACAAAGGATGAAAACGTGAAGCAGAATGCATGGCAATTCATGAAATGGTGGGCCCAGCCAGACACTCAGGTGAGATTTGGCCGTGAGTTAGAAGCACTTCTTGGATCTTCTGCAAGATATGCAACAGCAAACAAAGATGCGTTTCGTCAACTGGCATGGAGTGCAGATAATGTAGAAGTGCTGGGAGAGCAGTGGAAATCAACGGTTGGATTCCGTGAGGTCGCAGGAGGCTATTATACTGGAAGGCATATCACCAACGCAGTCCGAAAGGTAATCAATAAAGGAGAGGATCCAAGAGAAACGATTCTGGAGTATTCGATGACAATTAATGAGGAGTTAAAGAAGAAACGAATTGAATTTGGACTTCCGAACGAGTAG
- a CDS encoding carbohydrate ABC transporter permease produces MREYLKKYVTLRRHEFGIMVKKAKKSKACYLFLAPYAILFTMFYILPVCSSIFFSFTYYNILEPPKFIGLQNYISLILQDDIFLTAVKNTFMIAVITGPLGYIMSFLFAWLINELPRWIRTIAVIIFYAPSIAGNVFVIFSIFFRGDAYGYVNAFLMNAGLIDAPILWLTNPKYMLTVCMLVILWMSLGTGFLSFVAGLQGVDRSQFEAGYMDGVKNRWQELWYITLPNMKPMLMFGAVMSITQAFGVCDVTMALCGYPSTDYAARTVVTHLFDYGFSRFEMGYASAIATLLFLIMILCNKAIQSLLRRVGT; encoded by the coding sequence ATGAGAGAGTATTTAAAAAAATATGTTACGCTGCGCCGTCATGAGTTTGGAATCATGGTGAAAAAGGCAAAGAAAAGCAAAGCGTGCTACCTGTTTCTTGCACCCTATGCAATATTATTTACCATGTTTTACATTCTGCCAGTTTGCTCCTCCATTTTTTTCAGCTTTACTTATTACAACATACTGGAGCCTCCGAAGTTTATCGGGTTGCAAAATTATATCAGTCTGATTTTACAGGATGATATCTTTTTAACAGCGGTTAAAAATACGTTTATGATTGCCGTAATTACCGGGCCATTGGGATATATCATGTCTTTTCTTTTCGCATGGCTCATCAATGAGCTGCCAAGGTGGATTCGGACCATTGCAGTTATCATATTTTACGCGCCGTCCATAGCAGGCAATGTATTTGTTATTTTTTCCATCTTTTTTCGAGGGGATGCCTATGGCTATGTCAATGCATTTTTAATGAATGCAGGTCTTATCGATGCTCCTATCCTGTGGCTGACCAACCCCAAGTATATGCTAACGGTATGTATGCTGGTTATCCTTTGGATGAGTCTGGGAACCGGATTCCTTTCCTTTGTAGCAGGCCTTCAGGGGGTAGACCGGTCTCAGTTTGAAGCAGGATACATGGACGGAGTTAAAAACCGGTGGCAGGAGTTGTGGTATATTACCCTTCCCAATATGAAGCCAATGCTGATGTTTGGTGCGGTCATGTCGATTACACAAGCATTTGGGGTCTGTGATGTTACCATGGCACTTTGCGGGTATCCAAGTACGGATTATGCAGCACGTACCGTTGTGACCCATTTGTTTGATTATGGTTTTTCAAGATTTGAGATGGGGTATGCATCGGCAATTGCTACCTTGCTGTTTTTAATCATGATCTTATGTAACAAGGCAATCCAGAGTCTGTTAAGAAGAGTAGGGACCTGA
- a CDS encoding carbohydrate ABC transporter permease: MINRKVFKIKKRKPNRSRTGDFLIYFMLFLVAIAMVFPLVFAVSSSLKPLDELFLFPPKVFAQNPTLDNFQDLFVTMGKSWVTFSRYIFNTVFITAAGTAGHLIIASLGAFVLSKYEFPGSKLFFTIVVTALMFNGYVTAIPNYLIISKLGWIDTYWAVIIPAFAAPMGLFLMKQFMEGIPMSLIEAAMIDGAGLGKIFLQIVMPNVKPAWLTLIIFSVQSLWNNKAATFIYSEQKKTLVYALQQIQSGGIARTGQAAAVTVVVMIVPITIFILSESRILETMASSGLKE; encoded by the coding sequence ATGATAAATCGTAAAGTATTTAAAATCAAAAAAAGAAAACCAAACCGATCCAGAACCGGAGACTTCCTGATTTATTTCATGCTGTTTTTGGTTGCAATCGCTATGGTGTTTCCCCTTGTATTTGCTGTCAGCAGTTCACTAAAGCCTCTTGATGAATTGTTTTTGTTTCCCCCTAAGGTATTTGCACAGAATCCGACTCTGGATAACTTCCAGGATTTATTCGTCACCATGGGAAAATCCTGGGTCACCTTTTCCAGATACATATTCAATACCGTGTTTATTACGGCAGCAGGTACGGCAGGACATTTAATCATTGCTTCCCTTGGAGCCTTTGTGCTCTCAAAATATGAGTTTCCGGGCAGTAAGCTGTTCTTTACCATTGTTGTGACGGCACTAATGTTTAATGGATATGTAACGGCAATCCCCAATTACCTGATTATCAGCAAGCTGGGCTGGATTGATACTTACTGGGCTGTTATTATACCGGCATTTGCGGCACCTATGGGACTATTCCTGATGAAGCAGTTTATGGAAGGAATTCCCATGTCATTAATCGAAGCGGCTATGATAGACGGCGCTGGTCTTGGCAAGATATTTCTTCAGATTGTAATGCCTAATGTAAAGCCGGCGTGGCTGACATTAATCATCTTTTCCGTTCAAAGCCTATGGAATAACAAAGCGGCAACCTTCATTTATTCGGAACAAAAGAAGACTCTGGTCTATGCACTGCAGCAGATACAAAGCGGTGGAATTGCAAGAACCGGTCAGGCGGCAGCGGTAACGGTGGTCGTTATGATTGTTCCAATTACAATCTTCATCCTGTCGGAAAGCCGTATCCTTGAAACCATGGCAAGTTCCGGTCTGAAGGAATGA
- a CDS encoding YIP1 family protein, producing the protein MTANRYVSSLKYSLYVITHPLDGFWDLTHEKRGSLAAANTIVLLTLLARIMSLQYTSFQFMQVYREGINIFVYIASILFPLVLFCVGNWGLTTLFDGKGKLSQICMGVGYALAPYPLIRFPMIILSNLITVEEGAFYNFALVFMMGWIAVLMICAMMEIHEYSMTKTILFMIASVFAMLVMIFILLLFFSMISQGISYFVSIVKEIMFRM; encoded by the coding sequence ATGACGGCCAATCGTTATGTATCATCATTAAAATATTCATTGTATGTGATTACCCATCCCCTGGATGGCTTCTGGGACTTAACCCATGAAAAAAGGGGTTCCCTTGCGGCAGCAAATACAATCGTATTACTGACCCTGCTTGCGAGAATCATGTCGTTGCAATATACAAGTTTCCAGTTTATGCAGGTTTACCGGGAAGGGATTAATATATTTGTCTACATTGCCAGCATCCTGTTTCCCCTGGTATTGTTCTGTGTGGGAAACTGGGGGCTTACTACGTTGTTTGACGGTAAAGGGAAACTGTCTCAAATCTGTATGGGGGTCGGTTATGCACTGGCACCATACCCCCTCATACGGTTTCCAATGATTATACTGAGCAATCTTATTACGGTAGAAGAAGGCGCATTTTACAACTTTGCACTGGTGTTTATGATGGGCTGGATAGCAGTATTAATGATTTGTGCCATGATGGAGATCCATGAATACAGCATGACGAAAACCATCTTGTTTATGATTGCATCCGTGTTTGCCATGCTGGTCATGATATTTATCTTATTGCTGTTCTTTAGCATGATCAGCCAGGGAATCTCGTATTTTGTTTCCATCGTAAAAGAAATCATGTTCCGAATGTGA
- a CDS encoding DUF5696 domain-containing protein, with protein sequence MRMIKDKLKNLLAPALLILVIFVVAMILILTKKEPEPESIIKVNAFEGKEQEIILENDKLKLTMDSETTQFMIKVKSTGKVWYSNPQDADEDKVALSTDIENLKSTLLLTYSTINGVDTLYNNYKYSIASKIYDIEATKDSIKVNYSIGEVEKEFIVPNVILKDEFEKFLSQMSKSNASMVKQYYKMYDINHMGKKEDKDALLAKYPILADEVIYVLRDGVKNNIKTKFEDYFKEAGYTTQDYAKGKELYTADQSTDKPVFNVSVIYRLEGNDLKVEVPMEEIEYKKKYPLLTLNVLPYFGAGTSLEEGYLFVPEGGGSIINFNNGKTAQSSYYSNVYGWDMAQGRESLVHETRNYFGVFGISKGDSSFLCMLEDGAPYASIGADISGRSNSYNYASASFSILHREQCDVADKYNGAMFVYEDSIPKEKLVERYRFVDSGSYVEMANSYHDYLGETYGDSFTANNDSTVPVLVSFIGAVDKMEQVMGVPVSRPLSLTTFQEARNILEELNENGVKNLSVKLCGFMNGGMKQTILSKVDLVSRLGSKKDLKALTSYASENGMKLYLDGVTNYAYNKKIDDFLLSRDAATMASKVIVKLYSFDPVYYGKQDYRDPYYLLNVKAITMAMENLWEAAKTYNAAGVSFQDVGYQLSADYNPRRFVTRQGAKEQQMEVLNAIHNSGLGIMTNMGNDYMLGVTDFINNMDLAGSGYTIIDETVPFYQIAVHGYVNYTGEALNLARDYREELLQSAEYGAGLSFTFMAADSKKLQNTYYTQYFGAGYEAWKDTMFTIYQRYEKNLNGTFNQRIKDHARLDKGVTLTAYEDGTKVYVNYNYEDYTTQDGTLLPARDYLVVH encoded by the coding sequence ATGAGAATGATAAAAGATAAGCTGAAAAATCTCCTGGCTCCTGCTCTGCTTATATTGGTGATTTTTGTGGTGGCTATGATACTAATACTTACCAAAAAAGAACCGGAACCGGAAAGCATAATCAAGGTAAATGCTTTTGAGGGAAAAGAACAGGAAATTATACTGGAAAATGATAAGTTAAAGCTGACCATGGATTCTGAAACGACACAGTTTATGATTAAGGTGAAATCCACAGGTAAGGTGTGGTACTCCAATCCACAGGATGCCGATGAGGATAAAGTGGCGCTTTCCACAGATATTGAGAATTTAAAGTCAACCCTACTTTTGACCTACAGCACCATCAATGGGGTGGACACTCTTTATAACAATTACAAATACAGCATAGCCAGTAAAATCTATGATATAGAGGCAACCAAAGATTCCATTAAGGTAAATTACTCGATTGGAGAGGTGGAGAAGGAATTTATCGTTCCTAACGTTATATTGAAAGATGAGTTTGAGAAATTTCTTTCTCAGATGAGCAAATCCAATGCCAGCATGGTGAAACAATACTACAAGATGTATGACATCAACCATATGGGAAAAAAGGAAGACAAAGATGCCCTGCTTGCCAAATATCCAATTCTTGCAGATGAAGTGATTTATGTCCTGCGTGATGGGGTCAAAAACAATATAAAAACCAAGTTTGAAGACTATTTTAAGGAAGCTGGTTATACCACTCAGGACTATGCCAAGGGGAAAGAGTTATATACGGCGGATCAATCTACGGATAAACCAGTGTTTAATGTCAGCGTTATTTATCGGCTGGAGGGAAATGACTTAAAGGTTGAAGTTCCCATGGAGGAAATTGAATACAAGAAAAAATATCCACTTCTGACTTTAAATGTACTGCCTTATTTTGGAGCAGGTACTTCTTTGGAGGAAGGATATTTATTCGTACCGGAGGGCGGCGGCTCCATTATAAATTTCAATAACGGAAAGACTGCCCAAAGCAGCTATTATTCCAATGTATACGGTTGGGATATGGCGCAGGGCAGAGAATCCTTAGTACATGAAACCCGCAACTATTTTGGGGTATTTGGAATCTCGAAAGGAGACAGTTCCTTTCTCTGCATGCTGGAAGACGGGGCACCATATGCCTCCATTGGTGCGGATATCAGCGGCAGAAGCAACAGTTATAATTATGCCAGTGCAAGCTTTAGTATCTTACACCGGGAACAGTGTGACGTAGCGGATAAGTATAATGGTGCCATGTTTGTGTATGAAGATAGCATACCAAAAGAAAAGCTGGTAGAACGATACCGTTTTGTGGATTCCGGCAGTTATGTGGAGATGGCAAATTCCTATCATGACTATCTGGGAGAGACCTATGGGGATAGTTTTACGGCAAATAATGATTCGACGGTACCAGTTTTAGTAAGCTTCATTGGAGCGGTGGATAAGATGGAGCAGGTGATGGGGGTGCCTGTCTCAAGACCCCTTTCCCTTACCACCTTTCAGGAAGCAAGGAATATTTTGGAGGAGTTAAATGAAAACGGAGTAAAGAATCTGTCGGTAAAGCTCTGCGGTTTTATGAATGGAGGAATGAAACAGACAATTTTATCAAAGGTTGATCTGGTTTCCAGGCTTGGCAGTAAAAAAGATTTAAAGGCTTTAACTTCCTATGCGTCTGAAAATGGAATGAAGCTTTACTTAGATGGCGTGACGAATTACGCATACAACAAAAAAATCGATGATTTTCTTCTGTCCAGGGATGCAGCAACAATGGCCAGCAAAGTGATTGTAAAACTTTATTCCTTTGATCCGGTCTATTATGGGAAACAGGATTATCGGGATCCATACTATCTGCTAAATGTAAAAGCAATCACTATGGCCATGGAAAATCTATGGGAAGCTGCAAAAACCTACAACGCAGCTGGAGTATCCTTTCAAGATGTGGGATATCAGCTTTCCGCAGATTATAATCCCAGACGGTTTGTCACCCGCCAGGGGGCAAAAGAACAGCAGATGGAAGTCTTAAATGCCATCCATAATTCTGGATTGGGAATCATGACCAATATGGGAAATGATTATATGCTTGGAGTCACGGATTTCATTAACAACATGGACTTGGCTGGCTCTGGCTATACAATCATTGACGAAACCGTTCCCTTTTATCAAATAGCCGTTCACGGTTATGTCAACTATACGGGAGAAGCCCTGAATCTAGCCAGAGATTATAGGGAGGAATTGCTTCAATCAGCAGAATATGGGGCTGGCCTTTCCTTCACATTTATGGCGGCGGATTCTAAGAAACTGCAGAATACATACTATACTCAGTATTTCGGAGCAGGATACGAAGCATGGAAGGACACCATGTTTACGATCTACCAAAGATATGAAAAAAACTTAAATGGTACCTTCAATCAGCGGATCAAAGACCATGCCAGATTAGACAAGGGGGTCACACTTACTGCTTACGAGGATGGAACAAAGGTATATGTCAACTATAATTATGAGGACTATACCACGCAAGATGGAACATTACTGCCGGCCAGAGACTATCTGGTAGTTCACTAG
- a CDS encoding carbohydrate ABC transporter permease, with translation MMKHKKFKGLQKRKAISGYLFIMPFIIGFLVFMVKPFFQSLYMSFCNVKVGSSGFELIYGGIVNYLRAFTVDIEYNKLLTTEITRMSYNSVAIMVFSFFAAMILNQEFKARAFVRAIFFLPVILSSGVVLGIEYNNTLLAGMQDEIQRSAGGTSITSAIQNILTINGIGSSLFELVFKIVDGVYDVAIASGIQIIIFLSGLQTISSNMYEAAAIEGCTRWESLWKITFPMISPLFLVNWIYTIIDFCMRSDNKVMEKISKTMIVDLNYGFASSMAWVYFGIVIVIIAISSLIISKGVYYYE, from the coding sequence ATGATGAAGCATAAGAAATTCAAAGGTCTTCAAAAAAGAAAAGCAATATCAGGATATCTGTTTATTATGCCTTTCATTATCGGCTTTCTGGTGTTTATGGTAAAGCCATTCTTCCAGTCTCTCTATATGAGCTTCTGCAACGTGAAAGTTGGAAGCAGCGGATTTGAACTCATATATGGTGGAATTGTAAACTATTTAAGAGCCTTTACCGTAGACATTGAATACAACAAGCTTTTAACAACAGAAATTACTCGAATGTCATATAATTCCGTGGCAATCATGGTGTTCAGTTTCTTTGCAGCAATGATACTGAATCAGGAGTTTAAAGCACGGGCGTTTGTAAGAGCTATCTTCTTTCTTCCGGTGATTTTATCTTCCGGTGTTGTTTTGGGGATTGAATATAATAATACACTGCTGGCTGGGATGCAAGATGAAATCCAGCGATCGGCCGGGGGCACCTCTATTACGTCTGCCATCCAGAACATACTCACCATAAACGGAATAGGTAGCAGTTTATTTGAGCTTGTTTTTAAGATTGTAGATGGAGTCTATGATGTGGCAATCGCATCGGGAATCCAGATTATCATCTTTTTATCCGGGTTACAGACCATCTCCAGTAATATGTACGAAGCAGCGGCAATCGAAGGCTGCACCCGTTGGGAAAGTCTCTGGAAGATTACGTTTCCCATGATCAGTCCCCTGTTTTTGGTAAACTGGATTTACACCATCATTGATTTTTGTATGAGATCTGATAACAAGGTAATGGAAAAAATCAGTAAGACCATGATCGTAGATTTGAATTATGGGTTTGCTTCTTCCATGGCATGGGTTTATTTTGGAATCGTAATTGTCATTATAGCCATAAGCTCATTGATTATATCCAAGGGGGTTTATTACTATGAATAA
- a CDS encoding carbohydrate ABC transporter permease, which yields MNKTAVNNRWANYWGRNLKSGGYLLRKSIKNFAYRIIRFFMLFGMCFLILQPIFNKISISIMAEEDLYNAMVITVPEHFTTANYQLAGQFMDYWKTMANTVFVSLTIAMLQIAVCTIVGYGFARFEFPLKKFWFACVMLVIIIPPQTISTSLHLHFRFFDLFGIVKMLTGSTINLRGSALPYYLMSAGCMGLKNGLYIYMIRQFFRNVPKETEEAAYVDGCGTFKTFVQIMLPGAKPILTSCFLFAFVWQWTDGFYSKMFLGNIKLLSVQLQQIGERLGNYMIHTLNQATGASVGYTQCIVSTGTLMVIFPLLLLYLFAQKGFVESLSSSGIKM from the coding sequence ATGAATAAGACAGCGGTAAATAATAGATGGGCTAACTACTGGGGAAGAAACTTAAAATCCGGTGGTTATCTTCTAAGAAAAAGTATAAAGAATTTCGCTTATCGCATCATCCGTTTTTTTATGCTTTTTGGAATGTGCTTTTTAATCCTCCAGCCGATTTTTAACAAGATATCCATTAGTATCATGGCAGAAGAAGATTTATACAATGCAATGGTTATTACGGTACCGGAGCATTTTACTACAGCTAATTACCAATTGGCGGGGCAGTTTATGGATTACTGGAAAACCATGGCAAATACAGTATTTGTGTCCCTCACGATTGCTATGTTACAAATTGCTGTCTGTACCATCGTAGGGTATGGCTTTGCCAGATTTGAGTTTCCTCTTAAAAAGTTCTGGTTTGCCTGTGTGATGCTGGTAATTATCATTCCGCCCCAGACCATATCCACTTCACTGCATTTGCATTTTAGATTCTTTGATTTGTTTGGTATCGTTAAGATGCTTACCGGCAGCACCATCAATTTAAGAGGCTCTGCATTGCCTTACTACTTGATGAGTGCTGGCTGTATGGGACTTAAAAATGGATTATATATCTATATGATCCGTCAGTTCTTTCGAAATGTTCCAAAGGAGACAGAGGAGGCGGCCTATGTGGATGGCTGCGGAACCTTTAAAACCTTTGTCCAGATCATGCTGCCAGGGGCAAAGCCCATCCTGACATCCTGTTTTTTGTTTGCCTTTGTGTGGCAATGGACGGATGGTTTTTATTCCAAGATGTTTTTGGGAAATATAAAGCTTCTTTCCGTACAGCTCCAGCAGATTGGTGAAAGGCTTGGCAACTACATGATTCATACCTTAAACCAGGCCACAGGTGCCTCCGTGGGATATACCCAATGTATTGTATCCACAGGCACTCTGATGGTAATATTTCCTCTTCTGCTGCTTTATCTGTTTGCGCAGAAGGGATTCGTAGAGAGCCTTAGCAGTTCCGGCATTAAAATGTAA